A stretch of Schistocerca nitens isolate TAMUIC-IGC-003100 chromosome 6, iqSchNite1.1, whole genome shotgun sequence DNA encodes these proteins:
- the LOC126262342 gene encoding putative beta-carotene-binding protein isoform X1 — translation MQLAAVLALLVVAAVDARIGDDPSPSGLGVRTCPSNEPDVVTCRRNALQSALSLLAGGLPSIGAKPIDPLTQIPPLILKADSPVLKLRFKLDDIVMIGHANSVLDNLQVDVDNHTIHVVTHTPGALVMKGIYTLDEEVIKGIPMRGNGRFKLTMIDSTADVTYKGHPVSRSNGDTYLKLDSAKTKYTYGKTFYELTGLFGGFPPLEAAGNALINAVTSPIVEREMQGPMEDWMEQVYKQQAQYVFDTVPYNKLFPESVNTITKNSFFLNFK, via the exons ATGCAGCTCGCCGCCGTTCTCGCCCTGCTCGTCGTCGCTGCAGTCGACGCACGAATTGGTG ATGACCCGTCTCCCAGCGGCCTGGGAGTGAGGACGTGTCCCAGTAACGAGCCTGACGTCGTGACCTGCCGCCGGAACGCCCTGCAGTCGGCGCTCTCCCTCTTGGCAGGCG GTCTCCCGAGCATCGGGGCGAAACCCATCGACCCACTGACCCAGATCCCACCGCTGATTCTGAAAGCTGACTCGCCCGTCCTCAAGCTCAGGTTCAAGCTGGACGATATCGTCATGATTGGTCACGCAAACAGCGTCCTCGATAACTTACA AGTGGACGTGGACAACCATACCATTCATGTTGTTACGCACACCCCAGGTGCCTTGGTGATGAAAGGTATCTACACTCTCGATGAGGAAGTTATTAAGGGCATTCCTATGAGAGGCAATGGTCGATTCAAACTTACAATGA TCGACTCTACAGCAGACGTAACTTACAAGGGACACCCTGTCTCTCGAAGCAACGGTGATACTTACCTGAAACTGGACTCCGCCAAGACGAAGTACACGTACGGGAAGACTTTCTACGAGCTCACTGGACTTTTCGGAGGCTTCCCTCCTCTTG AGGCCGCAGGCAACGCCCTGATCAACGCGGTGACGTCGCCCATCGTGGAGCGCGAGATGCAAGGCCCCATGGAGGATTGGATGGAGCAGGTGTACAAGCAGCAGGCGCAGTACGTCTTCGACACCGTTCCGTACAACAAGCTCTTCCCGGAGAGCGTGAATACTATTACAAAGAATTCATTTTTCCTCAATTTTAAGTAA